One genomic window of Salvelinus alpinus chromosome 17, SLU_Salpinus.1, whole genome shotgun sequence includes the following:
- the LOC139541889 gene encoding uncharacterized protein → MNAGVEVVDTVVNNLVNNVMNNVVNNVMNNVMNNLVDNVVNNVMNNLVNNVMNNVVNNVMNNVVNNVVNNVVNNVVNNLVNNVVNNLVNNVMNNLVDNLVDNLVNNVVDNVMDNLVNNLVNNVMNNVVNNVVDNVMDNLVNNVVNNVVNNIVNNVMNNVMDNLVNNLVNNVMNNVVNNVVDNVMDNLVNNLVNNVMNNLVNNVMNNLVNNVMNNLVNNVVDNVVDNLVNNMVDNLVNNVVNNVVNNVVDNVMDNVVDNVMDNLVNNMVDNLVNNVVNNVMDNVVDNVMDNLVNNVVDNVMDNVVDNVMDNLVNNMVDNLVNNVVDNVVNNVVNNVMDNVMNNVVNNVVNNVVNNVVNNTVNNLVNNVVNSVMNNLVNNLVNNLVNNVMNNVVNNVVNNLVNNVVNNMMNNLVNNLVNNLMNNVVDNLVNNLVNNVVNNVMNNLVNNVVNNVMNNAVDIQSVNDTHLEKQMT, encoded by the coding sequence ATGAACGCAGGAGTGGAGGTGGTGGATACCGTGGTGAATAACCTGGTGAATAACGTGATGAATAACGTGGTGAATAACGTGATGAATAACGTGATGAATAACCTGGTGGATAACGTGGTGAATAACGTGATGAATAACCTGGTGAATAACGTGATGAATAACGTGGTGAATAACGTGATGAATAACGTGGTGAATAACGTGGTGAATAACGTGGTGAATAACGTGGTGAATAACCTGGTGAATAACGTGGTGAATAACCTGGTGAATAACGTGATGAATAACCTGGTGGATAACCTGGTGGATAACCTGGTGAATAACGTGGTGGATAACGTGATGGATAACCTGGTGAATAACCTGGTGAATAACGTGATGAATAACGTGGTGAATAACGTGGTGGATAACGTGATGGATAACCTGGTGAATAACGTGGTGAATAACGTGGTGAATAACATAGTGAATAACGTGATGAATAACGTGATGGATAACCTGGTGAATAACCTGGTGAATAACGTGATGAATAACGTGGTGAATAACGTGGTGGATAACGTGATGGATAACCTGGTGAATAACCTGGTGAATAACGTGATGAATAACCTGGTGAATAACGTGATGAATAACCTGGTGAATAACGTGATGAATAACCTGGTGAATAACGTGGTGGATAACGTGGTGGATAACCTGGTGAATAACATGGTGGATAACCTGGTGAATAACGTGGTGAATAACGTGGTGAATAACGTGGTGGATAACGTGATGGATAACGTGGTGGATAACGTGATGGATAACCTGGTGAATAACATGGTGGATAACCTGGTGAATAACGTGGTGAATAACGTGATGGATAACGTGGTGGATAACGTGATGGATAACCTGGTGAATAACGTGGTGGATAACGTGATGGATAACGTGGTGGATAACGTGATGGATAACCTGGTGAATAACATGGTGGATAACCTGGTGAATAACGTGGTGGATAACGTGGTGAATAACGTGGTGAATAACGTGATGGATAACGTGATGAATAACGTGGTGAATAACGTGGTGAATAACGTTGTGAATAACGTGGTGAATAACACGGTGAATAACCTGGTGAATAACGTGGTGAATAGCGTGATGAATAACCTGGTGAATAACCTGGTGAATAACCTGGTGAATAACGTGATGAATAACGTGGTGAATAACGTGGTGAATAACCTGGTGAATAACGTGGTGAATAACATGATGAATAACCTGGTGAATAACCTGGTGAATAACCTGATGAATAACGTGGTGGATAACCTGGTGAATAACCTGGTGAATAACGTGGTGAATAACGTGATGAATAACCTGGTGAATAACGTGGTGAATAACGTGATGAATAACGCGGTGGATATTCAATCAGTAAATGACACACACCTCGAGAAGCAGATGACGTGA
- the LOC139543107 gene encoding sarcolemmal membrane-associated protein-like, giving the protein METLDITLTKWFKVKEYDQKSEQRAEKHEGLRGRNNITSCRSPTRELDTRWIKKELRRKRQQEFDIRRSVSPERAKDSGKVKDDSCVICDTAKSETVGAKVSVTPKSNLHGSQRVKDSAKVKDDSCVICDEAKTESLQCNINWPMPPRRMSNGRPLIMARRIKTSKDDLDNSEWASIWKNEKSSTRTLEAVSSTFTTSTPTFTTSTREPPTSTPTSTLKTSTPSRELVQTRLKASTKQPPTSTPTSTPTSTPTSTLKTSTPTSTPTYTPTSTPTSTPTYTPTSTPTSTPTSTLKTSTPTSTPTSTPTSTPTSTPTYTPTSTPTSTPTSTPTSTLKTSTPSRDLVQPRLKASTKQPPTSTPTSTPTSTPTYTPTSTPTSTLKTSTPSRDLVQPRLKASTKKGKGILKGTGGKKTQQEVSSQTEPGSIYTSGSIYRPGYVTVKESEVIQLDVYLQEALWREEGLKKKLAVLQKRGSTLLHHSDTLWTTSCNEDLLKNKIRALETQLQVCLQKQKLPLDGVKKLVIQMEKQKGAYEEKALEVIQRATEEKKEALSQAETLEVLLQAARVEAVQWQGLCEEMKESSEQLKKKQEISSEQVLQLQNQLELARGQEAGLREELGAVQRVEEELQSNIVLLEEQNENLREQIQELRDARAETQEVSLDESLAQLDVSLEQSEEEERTLAQLDVSLEQSEELERTLAQLDVSLEQSEEEERTLAQLDVSLQQSEEEERTLAQLDVSLEQSEEEERTLAQLDVSLEQSEEEERTLAQLDVSLEQSEELERTLAQLDVSLQQSEEEERTLAQLDVSLEQSEELERTLAQLDVSLEQSEELERTLAQLDVSLEQSEEEERTLAQLDVSLEQSEELERTLAKLDVSLEQPEEEEEEEEEEEEEEEELIVSSQQKQLSWGDGDQVLEQLRHALDRLQLKERECEELQNDLEAVEAECQSCQVRLTQCRDELRQLSHRRSSRKPCVSWICLCVPLLLLLAMVVAAILWAWHPPFKDQVQDLYSAVEEHIEDYLLQAVSPQHVGCFRPV; this is encoded by the exons ATGGAGACCCTGGATATCACCCTGACCAAGTGGTTTAAG GTGAAAGAATACGACCAGAAGAGTGAGCAGCGGGCAGAGAAACACGAGGGACTCCGGGGACGTAACAACATCACTTCCTGTCGGAGCCCAACCAGAGAACTGGACACACGGTGGATCAAGAAGGAGCTGAGGCGGAAGAGACAGCAGGAATTCGATATAAGACGATCGGTCAGCCCAGAAAGGGCCAAAGACTCTGGAAAGGTCAAGGACGACAGTTGTGTCATCTGTGACACAGCCAAGTCAGAGACGGTGGGGGCTAAGGTCAGTGTGACCCCTAAGTCAAATCTGCATGGGTCACAAAGGGTGAAAGACTCTGCAAAGGTCAAGGATGACAGTTGTGTCATCTGTGACGAAGCGAAGACAGAGTCTTTGCAGTGTAACATCAATTGGCCTATGCCCCCTAGGCGTATGTCCAATGGACGGCCATTGATAATGGCTCGAAGAATAAAGACATCCAAAGATGACCTGGACAACAGTGAATGG GCCTCAATATGGAAAAATGAGAAGAGCAGTACTAGAACACTAGAGGCAGTTTCCTCCACCTTCACCACCTCCACCCCAACCTTCACCACCTCGACCAGAGAACCACCCACCTCCACCCCTACCTCCACTCTGAAGACGTCCACCCCGAGCAGAGAACTAGTCCAGACCAGGTTAAAAGCCTCCACAAAACAACCACCCACctccacccctacctccacccctACCTCCACTCCTACCTCCACCCTGAagacctctacccctacctccacccctacctacacccctacctccacccctacctccacccctacctacacccctacctccactcctacctccacccctacctccaccctgaagacctctacccctacctccacccctacctccacccctacctccactcctacctccacccctacctacacccctacctccactcctacctccacccctacctccacccctacctccaccctgAAGACCTCCACCCCGAGCAGAGATCTAGTCCAGCCCAGGTTAAAAGCCTCGACAAAACAACCACCCACctccacccctacctccacccctacctccacccctACCTACACCCCTACgtccacccctacctccaccctgAAGACCTCCACCCCGAGCAGAGATCTAGTCCAGCCCAGGTTAAAAGCCTCGACAAAGAAAGGAAAGG GCATCCTGAAGGGTACAGGAGGTAAGAAGACACAGCAAGAAGTCAGctcacagacaga GCCTGGCTCTATATACACATCTGGCTCTATATACAGGCCTGGCTATGTTACCGTCAAGGAATCT GAAGTTATTCAGCTGGATGTTTACTTGCAG GAGGCTCTATGGAGAGAGGAGGGCCTGAAGAAGAAGTTGGCTGTTCTCCAGAAGCGTGGCTCCACCCTGCTGCATCACTCTGACACCCTATGGACC ACAAGCTGCAATGAAGACCTACTAAAGAACAAGATCAGAGCATTGGAAACACAGCTGCAAGTCTGCCTGCAG AAACAAAAACTCCCTTTGGATGGAGTGAAGAAGCTTGTGATACAGATGGAGAAACAGAAGGGAGCGTATGAGGAGAAAGCCTTGGAGGTCATCCAGAGGGCAACAGAGGAGAAAAAGGAAGCTCTCAGTCAAGCTGAGACACTCGAG GTGCTGCTGCAGGCAGCCAGGGTGGAAGCGGTGCAGTGGCAGGGTCTGTGTGAGGAAATGAAGGAGAGCTCAGAACAGCTGAAGAAGAAACAGGAGATCAGCTCTGAACAGGTTCTTCAACTGCAGAACCAACTGGAG CTGGCCAGGGGTCAGGAGGCGGGGCTGAGGGAGGAGCTGGGGGCAGTACAGCGAGTGGAGGAGGAGTTACAGTCCAACATTGTTCTACTGGAAGAACAGAACGAGAACCTGAGGGAACAAATACAGGAGTTGAGAG ATGCCAGAGCTGAGACTCAGGAGGTGTCCCTGGATGAATCCTTGGCCCAGTTGGATGTGTCTCTGGAGCAGTCAGAAGAGGAGGAGCGGACCCTGGCTCAGTTGGATGTGTCTCTGGAGCAGTCAGAAGAGTTGGAGCGGACCCTGGCCCAGTTGGATGTGTCTCTGGAGCAGTCAGAAGAGGAGGAACGGACCCTGGCCCAGCTGGATGTGTCTCTGCAGCAgtcagaggaggaggagcggaCCCTGGCCCAGCTGGATGTGTCTCTGGAGCAGTCAGAAGAGGAGGAGCGGACCCTGGCCCAGCTGGATGTGTCTCTGGAGCAGTCAGAAGAGGAGGAGCGGACCCTGGCCCAGTTGGATGTGTCTCTGGAGCAGTCAGAAGAGTTGGAGCGGACCCTGGCCCAGTTGGATGTGTCTCTGCAGCAgtcagaggaggaggagcggaCCCTGGCCCAGTTGGATGTGTCTCTGGAGCAGTCAGAAGAGTTGGAGCGGACCCTGGCCCAGTTGGATGTGTCTCTGGAGCAGTCAGAAGAGTTGGAGCGGACCCTGGCCCAGTTGGATGTGTCTCTGGAGCAGTCAGAAGAGGAGGAACGGACCCTGGCCCAGTTGGATGTGTCTCTGGAGCAGTCAGAGGAGTTGGAGCGGACCCTGGCCAAGCTAGATGTGTCTCTGGAGcagccagaggaggaggaggaggaggaggaggaggaggaggaggaggaggaggagctgattGTATCGTCACAGCAGAAGCAGTTATCATGGGGAGATGGAGATCAGGTTCTGGAGCAGCTCCGTCACGCTCTGGACCGACTACAgctgaaggagagggag tgTGAGGAGCTGCAGAACGATCTGGAGGCCGTGGAGGCAGAGTGCCAGTCGTGCCAGGTCCGTCTGACGCAGTGCAGGGACGAACTCCGACAGCTTAGCCACCGACGCAGCAgcagg AAGCCCTGTGTCTCGTGGATATGTCTCTGTGTTCCACTACTACTGCTCCTGGCCATGGTGGTGGCGGCCATCTTGTGGGCGTGGCATCCTCCCTTCAAGGACCAAGTCCAGGACCTGTACTCAGCTGTAGAGGAACACATAGAGGACTATCTACTGCAGGCCGTCTCTCCACAACACGTTGGCTGCTTCAGGCCTGTCTGA